One region of Desulfovibrio intestinalis genomic DNA includes:
- the tadA gene encoding tRNA adenosine(34) deaminase TadA yields the protein MRRQASNPSFPHPGGLASGNGGVRVFAPAGPVPSAPPGHSWESLMGRALERATMAASAGEIPVGAVLVAPDGRVLAEEGNAPVALHDPTAHAEIQALRRAGTAFGNYRLGGCVLVVTLEPCAMCAAACIHARLAGVVYGAADSQAGAVVSRAEYFDAQSANHSIWHMGGIRAEECAALLHDFFAARREE from the coding sequence ATGAGGCGTCAGGCGTCGAATCCTTCCTTCCCCCATCCCGGTGGCCTTGCCTCCGGGAATGGGGGAGTTCGCGTTTTTGCGCCAGCCGGGCCTGTGCCTTCCGCTCCGCCGGGGCATAGCTGGGAAAGTCTTATGGGGCGCGCTCTTGAACGTGCCACAATGGCTGCATCCGCAGGGGAAATACCCGTGGGGGCGGTGCTGGTCGCCCCTGACGGCAGGGTGCTGGCCGAGGAGGGCAATGCCCCCGTGGCCCTGCACGACCCCACAGCCCACGCCGAAATTCAGGCATTGCGCCGGGCCGGGACTGCGTTTGGCAACTACAGGCTTGGCGGCTGTGTGCTGGTGGTTACTCTCGAGCCTTGCGCCATGTGCGCTGCCGCCTGCATCCATGCCCGCCTTGCCGGAGTGGTTTATGGCGCGGCTGATTCGCAGGCCGGGGCCGTTGTTTCCCGCGCCGAGTATTTTGACGCCCAGAGCGCCAATCACAGCATCTGGCATATGGGGGGCATACGGGCTGAGGAATGTGCAGCGCTGCTGCACGATTTTTTCGCAGCCCGGCGAGAGGAGTGA
- the rpsR gene encoding 30S ribosomal protein S18 yields the protein MAFKKKFAPRRKFCRFCADKDLPLNYKRPDVLRDFITERGKIIARRITGTCAHHQRLLTREIKRSRQMALLIYTATHDSGVKKKSNI from the coding sequence ATGGCCTTCAAGAAGAAATTTGCCCCCCGTCGCAAGTTCTGCCGCTTCTGCGCAGACAAAGACCTGCCCCTGAACTACAAACGCCCTGATGTTCTGCGCGACTTCATCACTGAACGCGGCAAGATCATCGCCCGTCGTATCACCGGCACCTGCGCGCATCACCAGCGCCTGCTGACCCGTGAAATCAAACGTTCGCGTCAGATGGCTCTGCTTATCTACACGGCTACGCATGATTCCGGTGTCAAGAAAAAGAGCAACATCTAG
- the rpsF gene encoding 30S ribosomal protein S6 translates to MRKFETLLLLSPELSAENREGIINTLTAVIEREKGAMEEVDNWGMRDLAYPVRKLMRGYYVRLVFQSPATLIAELERNIRMTDGIFKFVTVKLADEVAGEVA, encoded by the coding sequence ATGCGGAAATTTGAAACCCTGCTGCTCCTTTCCCCGGAGCTTTCCGCCGAAAACCGCGAGGGCATCATCAATACCCTCACAGCGGTTATCGAGCGTGAGAAGGGCGCCATGGAAGAAGTGGACAACTGGGGCATGCGCGATCTCGCCTACCCGGTGCGCAAACTGATGCGCGGTTATTATGTGCGTCTGGTGTTCCAGAGCCCGGCTACTCTGATTGCCGAACTGGAACGCAACATTCGCATGACTGACGGCATTTTCAAGTTTGTGACCGTCAAGCTGGCCGATGAAGTGGCCGGGGAGGTTGCGTAG
- the ggt gene encoding gamma-glutamyltransferase encodes MQSSHKYSFTPSTASNPLSLRGMVTSPHYLASQAGRDILRQGGTAVDAAIAAAAVLSVVYPHMCGIGGDNFWLIYDAASQSLRSLNGSGRAARAATAAHYTGRGHKSVPTRGPLAALTVPGSVSGWGAAFEHSKNTMRSPLNWADLLAPAREHAEEGFAVSHSLAGSLAFVSSGKPNYSLHQSNGFRDLYLTPDGHPPVFGTVMRLPQLAATLARLACDGPKEFYEGHTARAIIAAMQQQGGLLTQEDLSSHTADWTEPLRVDYRGYTACTPPPNCQGMATLEILNILSQMDVNSLGEGTAGYYHVMAEATREAFIDRQRYLTDPEFAHIPTDRLLSKEHGRQQAARISMSKCAGVLPPLPPGGDTIWLGVVDAAGNAVSLIQSIYHEFGSGVVASGAGFVLQNRGCAFSLEADHVNCLLPGKRTLHTLTPAMLLKDGQPHLVYGSMGGDGQPQTIAAMTTRIVDFGMSPQDAVNAPRWLLGRSWGAESNDLKLEGRIPESIAQELRRRGHEVRQVEDFTELMGHAGAILRRPNGIWQGATDPRGDGQVAAL; translated from the coding sequence ATGCAGTCCAGCCACAAATATTCCTTCACGCCTTCCACTGCCAGTAATCCCCTGAGCCTGCGGGGGATGGTCACAAGCCCCCACTATCTCGCCTCACAGGCAGGACGCGACATCCTGCGCCAGGGCGGCACCGCCGTGGACGCTGCCATTGCCGCCGCCGCAGTGCTTTCTGTGGTGTATCCCCACATGTGCGGCATTGGCGGTGACAACTTCTGGCTCATTTATGACGCCGCCTCACAAAGCCTGCGCTCGCTCAACGGCAGTGGGCGTGCGGCACGGGCAGCCACTGCCGCTCATTACACCGGGCGTGGACACAAGAGCGTACCCACCCGTGGCCCTCTGGCGGCGCTGACCGTTCCCGGCTCGGTGTCCGGCTGGGGCGCGGCCTTTGAGCACAGCAAGAACACCATGCGGTCTCCTCTCAACTGGGCCGATTTGCTGGCCCCGGCGCGGGAACACGCGGAGGAAGGCTTTGCCGTATCCCACTCCCTGGCTGGCAGTCTGGCCTTTGTGAGCAGCGGCAAGCCCAACTACAGCCTGCATCAGTCCAACGGCTTCCGCGATCTCTACCTTACGCCTGACGGACATCCCCCGGTCTTCGGCACTGTCATGCGGTTGCCGCAACTGGCTGCAACACTGGCACGGCTTGCCTGTGACGGGCCGAAAGAATTTTACGAAGGCCATACGGCGCGGGCCATTATCGCCGCCATGCAGCAGCAGGGAGGCCTGCTCACACAGGAAGACCTGAGCAGTCACACGGCTGACTGGACCGAGCCCCTGCGTGTTGATTACAGGGGCTATACTGCCTGTACGCCGCCGCCCAACTGTCAGGGCATGGCTACCCTTGAGATTCTCAACATCCTCAGTCAGATGGATGTAAATTCTCTGGGCGAAGGCACGGCTGGCTATTATCATGTCATGGCCGAAGCCACCCGCGAGGCCTTTATTGACAGGCAACGCTACCTGACAGACCCGGAATTTGCCCACATTCCCACAGACCGCCTGCTCTCGAAAGAGCACGGACGTCAGCAGGCGGCGCGTATCAGCATGAGCAAATGCGCAGGCGTTCTGCCCCCTCTGCCCCCCGGCGGCGACACCATCTGGCTTGGTGTTGTGGACGCTGCGGGCAACGCGGTTTCGCTCATACAAAGTATTTATCATGAATTCGGTTCAGGCGTGGTGGCCAGTGGCGCTGGCTTTGTGCTGCAAAACCGGGGCTGTGCCTTTTCCCTGGAGGCTGACCACGTCAACTGCCTGCTGCCGGGCAAGCGCACCCTGCACACCCTGACGCCAGCCATGCTGCTCAAGGATGGGCAGCCTCACCTTGTGTACGGCAGTATGGGAGGCGACGGGCAACCGCAAACCATCGCAGCTATGACCACCCGCATCGTGGACTTCGGCATGAGCCCGCAGGACGCCGTCAATGCGCCGCGCTGGCTTTTGGGCAGAAGCTGGGGAGCGGAATCCAACGACCTCAAGCTTGAAGGGCGCATTCCCGAAAGTATAGCGCAGGAACTGCGCCGCCGTGGGCATGAAGTGCGGCAGGTAGAAGATTTTACAGAACTGATGGGTCACGCCGGGGCCATACTGCGTCGGCCCAACGGCATCTGGCAGGGAGCCACTGACCCCCGTGGGGACGGACAGGTGGCAGCGCTTTAG
- the rsmD gene encoding 16S rRNA (guanine(966)-N(2))-methyltransferase RsmD, translating to MRIISGRLGGRTLKTVEGEGYRPAMGKTREALFSMLAARGLIWSTARVLDLFAGSGSLAFEAISRGATHAMLVENSVPAMRCLQANVETLGVQAEAGLVKDDVLKVLKRPPQQPYNIVFMDPPYRKKLAEPALRLLAAHRWLTPGAFVTAEIEKEAKFAVPSGFTLETDRLLGQTRVCIWIAS from the coding sequence ATGCGCATCATATCAGGCCGCCTTGGCGGCCGAACTCTGAAAACTGTGGAGGGCGAGGGCTACCGCCCCGCTATGGGGAAAACCCGCGAAGCGCTCTTTTCCATGCTTGCCGCCCGTGGACTGATCTGGTCCACGGCGCGGGTGCTGGATCTTTTCGCTGGCAGCGGCAGCCTTGCCTTTGAAGCCATCAGCCGGGGCGCAACCCACGCCATGCTGGTTGAGAACTCCGTTCCGGCCATGCGCTGCCTTCAGGCCAACGTGGAAACTCTGGGTGTGCAGGCAGAAGCAGGCCTTGTGAAGGACGACGTTCTCAAGGTGCTCAAGCGCCCGCCGCAGCAGCCCTATAATATTGTTTTTATGGACCCGCCCTACCGCAAAAAGCTGGCAGAACCGGCATTGCGGCTTCTGGCCGCCCACCGCTGGCTCACGCCCGGAGCCTTTGTAACGGCAGAAATTGAAAAGGAAGCCAAATTTGCCGTGCCTTCCGGGTTCACACTGGAAACTGACAGACTACTGGGGCAAACCCGGGTCTGCATTTGGATAGCGTCATGA
- the rplI gene encoding 50S ribosomal protein L9 — protein MKLILRADVENLGSLGDVVEVKPGYGRNFLLPQGLAMVASPANLKVFEQEHKKLQARMDAQRGEAHEMQARLEALDVVITMHVGENDRLYGSVTTTIIGDAIAALGVEIDRRRILMDAPIRTLGEHPVRVRLHPSVIAVVPVKVVSDHQSYEDEPAPAAPAEEAEAAQ, from the coding sequence ATGAAACTGATACTTCGCGCCGACGTTGAAAATCTCGGCAGTCTTGGTGATGTGGTTGAAGTCAAACCCGGTTATGGCCGCAACTTCCTGTTGCCCCAGGGTTTGGCCATGGTGGCCTCTCCGGCCAATCTGAAAGTCTTTGAGCAGGAGCATAAAAAGCTCCAGGCACGCATGGATGCCCAGCGTGGTGAAGCTCACGAAATGCAGGCTCGTCTGGAAGCCCTTGACGTGGTTATTACCATGCATGTGGGCGAAAACGACAGGCTGTACGGTTCTGTTACCACCACCATCATCGGCGACGCTATTGCCGCCCTTGGTGTGGAAATTGACCGCCGTCGCATTCTTATGGACGCTCCTATCCGCACCCTGGGCGAGCACCCCGTGCGCGTTCGTCTGCACCCCAGCGTTATCGCCGTGGTGCCGGTGAAGGTCGTGTCCGACCACCAGTCCTATGAAGACGAGCCCGCTCCTGCAGCTCCCGCTGAAGAAGCCGAGGCCGCCCAATAG
- a CDS encoding MBL fold metallo-hydrolase RNA specificity domain-containing protein, with amino-acid sequence MKVQLLGAAQTVTGSCYMIEACGKRFCIDCGMHQGNKAIEARNRETEVYRPTDIDFMLITHAHIDHSGLLPRMVRDGFDNPVYCTKATSELLDLMLQDSAHIQEMEAQWEAKKYMRRGLKNPPAALYTVADAQKAVTMFSPVDYHKSFEPAPGIRVTYYDAGHILGSGSLRIEADEDGKTTSLIFSGDIGRPQSLIVRSPESPPQADYVFMESTYGDRDHKNEDVSDQELAEAIAYSYGKGEKVIIPAFAVERTQEVLYCLHVLSKQGKLPEDMPVYVDSPLAIRATEVFERNRELFDDAAQKMLNNGDNPFSLPNLRYTLSVAESQAINDYKGPAIVISASGMCNAGRVRHHLRHNIWKPGASIVFVGYQAVGTPGRKIVEKAKKITLFGEDMDVAARIFTINGFSGHAGQSQLLDWLAPLTHSCAQVFLTHGETKAQETLARLIKERFDIKPHIASYLEELTLDGCQAAETVTHETKAHPKVDWNFLTNEVERKWGMFKGKLADVEGRPWVEQTDLQEALEKMDYALTRLISRM; translated from the coding sequence ATGAAGGTTCAACTTCTGGGCGCGGCGCAAACCGTGACCGGTTCCTGTTACATGATAGAGGCATGCGGCAAACGTTTTTGTATCGACTGCGGCATGCACCAGGGCAACAAGGCCATTGAAGCCCGCAACCGCGAAACCGAAGTCTACCGCCCCACAGACATCGACTTCATGCTCATCACCCACGCCCACATCGACCATTCCGGCTTGCTGCCTCGCATGGTGCGTGACGGATTCGACAATCCCGTATACTGCACCAAGGCCACCAGCGAGCTGCTGGACCTCATGCTTCAGGACAGCGCCCATATTCAGGAAATGGAAGCCCAGTGGGAAGCCAAAAAATACATGCGCCGCGGCCTGAAAAATCCCCCAGCCGCTCTTTATACCGTGGCCGACGCCCAAAAAGCCGTGACCATGTTTTCTCCCGTGGATTATCACAAATCCTTTGAGCCAGCCCCCGGCATCCGCGTCACCTATTACGACGCCGGGCACATTCTCGGTTCGGGCTCTCTGCGCATTGAAGCGGACGAAGACGGCAAGACCACCAGCCTCATCTTTTCCGGCGACATCGGCCGCCCGCAGTCCCTTATTGTGCGCAGCCCTGAAAGCCCGCCACAGGCCGACTACGTGTTTATGGAGTCCACCTACGGCGACCGCGACCACAAAAATGAGGACGTGAGCGACCAGGAACTGGCCGAAGCCATCGCCTACAGCTATGGCAAGGGCGAAAAGGTCATCATTCCCGCCTTTGCCGTAGAGCGCACGCAGGAAGTTCTGTACTGCCTGCATGTGTTGAGCAAGCAGGGCAAACTGCCCGAAGACATGCCCGTCTATGTGGACAGCCCCCTGGCCATCCGCGCCACTGAAGTCTTTGAGCGCAACCGCGAGCTGTTTGACGATGCGGCGCAAAAGATGCTCAACAACGGCGACAACCCGTTTTCTCTGCCCAATCTGCGTTACACTTTGTCCGTGGCGGAATCGCAGGCCATCAATGACTACAAGGGTCCGGCCATTGTTATTTCGGCCAGCGGCATGTGCAACGCGGGCCGCGTGCGCCATCACCTGCGCCACAACATCTGGAAGCCCGGCGCAAGTATCGTCTTTGTGGGTTATCAGGCCGTCGGCACGCCGGGCCGCAAAATTGTTGAAAAAGCCAAAAAGATCACTCTGTTTGGCGAAGATATGGACGTGGCCGCCCGCATTTTCACCATCAACGGGTTCTCGGGCCATGCCGGGCAGAGCCAGCTTCTTGACTGGCTGGCTCCGCTGACGCACAGCTGCGCCCAGGTGTTCTTGACCCACGGTGAAACCAAGGCCCAGGAAACCCTGGCCCGGCTCATCAAGGAACGCTTTGACATCAAGCCCCATATAGCCTCTTATCTGGAAGAACTGACGCTGGACGGCTGCCAGGCTGCCGAAACCGTCACGCACGAAACCAAGGCGCATCCCAAGGTGGACTGGAACTTTCTTACCAACGAAGTGGAACGCAAGTGGGGCATGTTCAAGGGCAAGCTGGCCGATGTGGAAGGCCGCCCCTGGGTGGAACAGACAGATCTGCAGGAAGCACTGGAAAAAATGGATTACGCCCTCACGCGACTTATCTCGCGTATGTAG
- a CDS encoding fused MFS/spermidine synthase has product MLELTVFLSGALVMVLEMVGARVLAPYVGTSAIVWTSLIGVVLACLALGAWAGGRLADRHLSRRGLALALAGAGLGSALTALCHALVGQWVTEGIGNLYVAAVAAAVGIFALPAFFFGMISPYAIRLRIGSVDTAGATVGRLYALSTAGSILGTFLGGFVLISFFGSASILWGVAVCMLVISLCNAAKGGKVRVALLALCLIGAVVNGMYGSWQEDRGGMRLVESPYNSIRIYEGVDWGEGGRAVRLMATDPGYSQSGMYLDAPADLYFQYTRFYALGPHFVPQARSVLMLGGGGYSVPKWILAGKSALAAPGEVHMTVVEIDPAMTDTARRWFALEDDARLTVRHEDARAFLNRQKEQYDLVFVDVFNSHYAVPFQMGTVEAAQALRRAVAPGGALLMNVISAVSGDDGRLFQGIYKALTGEFAEVQVYCVSRPDRPDEVQNLMVVAFPEKRDGMTEEMLTAQAAGGAASEAVASLLSTRHADPLVFDTPPLTDDFAPVERYALMLLRQ; this is encoded by the coding sequence ATGCTGGAACTGACGGTTTTTTTGAGTGGTGCGCTGGTTATGGTGCTGGAAATGGTGGGCGCGCGAGTGCTCGCCCCCTATGTAGGCACATCAGCTATAGTCTGGACAAGTCTTATCGGCGTGGTGCTGGCCTGTCTGGCACTGGGAGCATGGGCTGGCGGCCGTTTGGCCGACAGGCATCTTTCGCGCCGGGGTCTTGCCCTTGCCCTTGCCGGAGCAGGTCTTGGCAGCGCGCTTACGGCTTTGTGTCACGCGCTGGTGGGCCAGTGGGTAACAGAGGGCATTGGCAATCTGTATGTGGCCGCCGTGGCCGCTGCTGTGGGCATTTTTGCCCTGCCTGCCTTCTTTTTCGGCATGATAAGCCCATACGCCATCCGTCTGCGTATAGGCAGCGTCGACACCGCAGGGGCCACGGTGGGGCGGCTGTACGCCCTGTCTACGGCGGGCAGCATCCTTGGCACCTTTTTGGGCGGCTTTGTTCTCATTTCCTTTTTTGGCAGCGCCAGCATCCTGTGGGGTGTGGCCGTGTGCATGTTGGTGATTTCGCTTTGCAATGCGGCAAAAGGCGGCAAAGTTCGCGTGGCCTTGCTGGCCCTGTGTCTGATAGGGGCCGTCGTGAACGGCATGTACGGAAGCTGGCAGGAAGACAGGGGCGGTATGCGTCTTGTGGAAAGTCCCTATAACAGCATCCGTATTTATGAAGGTGTGGACTGGGGCGAAGGGGGGCGCGCAGTGCGCCTGATGGCGACAGACCCCGGCTACAGCCAGTCGGGCATGTATCTGGATGCCCCGGCTGATCTCTATTTTCAGTACACGCGATTTTACGCCCTTGGCCCCCATTTTGTACCCCAGGCCCGTTCTGTGCTCATGCTTGGCGGCGGGGGCTATTCCGTGCCCAAGTGGATTTTGGCAGGCAAATCGGCTTTGGCCGCGCCCGGTGAAGTGCATATGACCGTGGTGGAGATTGATCCGGCCATGACCGATACCGCGCGCCGCTGGTTTGCCCTTGAAGACGACGCGCGCCTTACAGTAAGGCACGAAGATGCCAGAGCTTTTTTGAACCGCCAGAAAGAACAGTATGATCTGGTTTTTGTGGATGTTTTCAATTCGCACTACGCGGTGCCCTTTCAGATGGGCACGGTGGAAGCTGCCCAGGCCTTACGTCGAGCCGTGGCTCCCGGCGGCGCTTTGCTCATGAATGTTATTTCAGCAGTAAGCGGTGACGATGGCCGTTTGTTTCAAGGCATCTACAAAGCATTGACAGGGGAGTTCGCCGAGGTGCAGGTATACTGCGTGTCGCGCCCAGACAGGCCGGATGAAGTGCAAAACCTTATGGTTGTGGCCTTTCCCGAAAAAAGGGACGGCATGACAGAGGAAATGCTGACGGCGCAAGCCGCAGGCGGGGCAGCCAGCGAAGCTGTGGCCTCCCTGCTGTCTACACGCCATGCGGATCCGCTGGTTTTTGACACGCCGCCCCTTACCGACGACTTTGCCCCGGTGGAGCGGTATGCTCTGATGCTGTTGCGGCAGTAG
- a CDS encoding TIGR00730 family Rossman fold protein yields MPELQQNIVDDLASVTTESWRTFRIMAEMVEALDTLNSLKVNCISIFGSARSTPDTQEYKDAEKISRLLVEAGFGIITGGGPGVMEAANKGAFDAGGESVGLHIHLPHEQGCNQYVKTRCNFRYFFIRKFMFVKYAMAYVVMPGGMGTIDELSEAFVLAQTGRTRPFPIVLYDSSFWSGMVEWLRKNMAARGFINEKEIDRLITVCDTPEEVVNHLRKIVIL; encoded by the coding sequence ATGCCTGAACTGCAACAGAATATCGTGGACGATCTGGCCTCTGTCACCACAGAATCCTGGCGTACTTTTCGCATCATGGCCGAAATGGTGGAGGCTCTGGACACTCTTAACAGCCTTAAGGTCAATTGCATCTCCATCTTCGGCTCGGCCCGAAGCACGCCTGATACACAGGAATACAAGGACGCCGAAAAGATTTCTCGTTTGCTGGTTGAAGCTGGCTTCGGCATCATCACCGGCGGCGGCCCCGGCGTTATGGAAGCGGCCAACAAGGGCGCTTTTGATGCTGGTGGCGAATCTGTGGGGCTGCACATCCACCTGCCGCATGAGCAGGGCTGCAACCAGTATGTGAAAACCCGCTGCAATTTCCGCTACTTTTTCATCCGCAAGTTCATGTTCGTAAAATATGCTATGGCGTATGTGGTCATGCCCGGCGGCATGGGTACCATTGACGAACTCTCCGAGGCTTTCGTGCTGGCCCAGACTGGCCGTACGCGTCCCTTCCCCATCGTGCTGTACGATTCCAGTTTCTGGAGCGGCATGGTGGAGTGGTTGCGCAAGAACATGGCCGCGCGCGGGTTTATCAATGAAAAGGAAATTGACCGTCTCATCACCGTGTGCGACACGCCTGAAGAAGTGGTCAACCACCTGCGCAAGATAGTTATTCTGTAG
- the dnaB gene encoding replicative DNA helicase: MVSHSDNGSAPGHEAGGAPFGQNGTGRGSRGGQQGQGGFKGRQGNQGSAADRAEADLLRRVPPHSVESEQAVLGGVLMRPQLMHAIVDQLAAEDFYLPAHVTIFSAFLELYRKSAPIDLLSTAEMLKSRSALEEAGGAVYLGDLAQAVVSGANAEYYATIVRDKALQRGLIEACSGIITNCYDASLEVGALLDESEQAVFAISQRTSGRDFTPTRELLDRVFDNLSRLADAKDVITGVTTGYTRLDKLTAGLQASDLIIVAARPSMGKTAFSMCMALHAAVRQNVPVAVFSLEMSKEQLMQRMLAVWGKVDLSKLRRPSMLTDDDWQRLYAAADVVARAPIFIDDTPALTTLELRARARRLKADKGLGMVVVDYLQLMRTSRRTDSRELEISDISRSLKGLAKEMQVPVVALSQLNRKVEERSDKRPMLSDLRESGAIEQDADVIMFVYRDDVYKFVKPAERPPQGVAEIIIGKQRNGPVGVAELMYMSPYTSFEDMAPDWSPPPSEGG; this comes from the coding sequence GTGGTTTCCCACAGTGATAATGGCTCCGCCCCCGGTCATGAGGCCGGGGGCGCGCCTTTTGGGCAGAACGGCACTGGCCGTGGTTCCAGAGGCGGCCAGCAGGGGCAAGGCGGTTTTAAAGGCCGCCAGGGCAATCAGGGCAGCGCTGCAGACAGGGCCGAAGCTGATTTGCTACGCAGGGTTCCACCCCACAGCGTAGAATCGGAACAGGCTGTTCTGGGCGGTGTGCTCATGCGTCCACAGCTCATGCATGCCATTGTGGACCAACTGGCGGCTGAAGATTTTTACCTGCCAGCCCATGTCACGATCTTCAGCGCTTTTCTTGAGCTGTACCGCAAATCCGCCCCTATCGATCTGCTTTCCACGGCAGAAATGCTGAAAAGCCGCAGTGCTCTTGAAGAAGCGGGCGGGGCGGTGTATCTGGGCGATCTGGCACAGGCCGTGGTGTCTGGAGCCAATGCCGAATATTATGCCACCATTGTGCGCGACAAGGCGCTGCAGCGTGGCCTCATTGAAGCCTGTTCCGGTATTATCACCAACTGCTATGACGCTTCGCTGGAAGTAGGCGCTCTGCTTGATGAGTCTGAGCAGGCGGTTTTTGCTATTTCGCAGCGTACTTCCGGGCGGGACTTTACCCCTACCCGGGAACTGCTGGACAGGGTATTCGACAATCTTTCCCGTCTGGCCGATGCCAAGGACGTCATCACCGGCGTCACTACAGGCTACACCCGGCTGGACAAGCTCACTGCCGGACTTCAGGCTTCCGACCTCATCATCGTTGCGGCCCGCCCCAGTATGGGCAAGACGGCCTTTTCGATGTGTATGGCGCTGCACGCTGCCGTGCGCCAGAATGTCCCGGTAGCAGTATTTTCGCTTGAAATGAGCAAGGAACAGCTCATGCAGCGCATGCTGGCGGTGTGGGGCAAGGTGGATCTTTCCAAGCTGCGCCGCCCGTCCATGCTGACTGACGACGATTGGCAGCGCCTCTACGCCGCTGCGGATGTCGTGGCCCGCGCGCCCATATTTATCGACGACACGCCAGCTCTGACCACGCTTGAGCTGCGCGCCCGTGCCCGCCGCCTCAAGGCAGACAAGGGCCTGGGCATGGTTGTGGTGGACTATCTGCAGCTTATGCGCACCAGCCGCCGCACCGACTCGCGCGAACTTGAAATTTCGGATATTTCCCGCTCCCTTAAAGGACTCGCCAAGGAAATGCAGGTACCTGTAGTGGCTCTTTCGCAGCTGAACCGCAAGGTTGAAGAGCGAAGCGACAAAAGGCCCATGCTCTCAGACTTGCGCGAATCCGGCGCTATTGAGCAGGATGCGGACGTTATCATGTTTGTTTACCGTGACGACGTGTACAAGTTTGTCAAGCCTGCCGAGCGGCCGCCCCAGGGCGTGGCTGAAATCATTATTGGCAAGCAGCGTAACGGCCCTGTGGGCGTGGCGGAGCTTATGTACATGTCGCCGTATACTTCCTTCGAGGATATGGCTCCTGACTGGTCGCCGCCTCCTTCTGAAGGCGGCTAG
- the tgt gene encoding tRNA guanosine(34) transglycosylase Tgt, with product MSDSIFTIEHKDGAARAGTLRTAHGVIPTPIFMPVGTVGSVKAIAPDDLAAVGAPIILGNTYHLYLRPGDELVARRGGLHEFASWPGSILTDSGGFQVFSLSSLRKIREEGVEFRSHLDGSKHLFTPEKVLQIQRNLNSDIMMVLDECVPYGADYDYTAKSLALTTRWAQRARAAYPAGTAHNLLFGITQGGFHKDLRKRSIEELCGMDFDGFAIGGLSVGEPKAQMYDLLYHTAPLLPGHKPRYLMGVGTPLDIANGINAGVDMFDCVLPTRNARNGTLYTSVGKINIRRKQFAEDDGPLDPNCNCYTCRTFSRAYLRHLYASQELLSFRLNSLHNLTYFLDLARNARQAIIEGRYTDFLAKITALYPDEAAKAAEGA from the coding sequence ATGTCTGATTCCATATTTACCATTGAACACAAGGACGGGGCCGCACGAGCCGGAACCCTGCGAACGGCCCACGGGGTCATACCTACACCCATATTCATGCCCGTGGGGACTGTGGGTTCGGTCAAGGCCATTGCGCCTGACGACCTTGCGGCCGTTGGCGCGCCCATTATCCTTGGAAATACCTACCACCTGTACCTGCGCCCCGGCGACGAACTTGTGGCCCGGCGAGGCGGCCTGCACGAATTTGCGTCCTGGCCCGGCTCCATTCTTACGGACAGCGGGGGTTTTCAGGTTTTCAGCCTCAGTTCGCTGCGCAAAATCCGTGAAGAAGGCGTGGAGTTCCGCTCACATCTTGACGGCTCAAAACATCTTTTCACGCCGGAAAAAGTACTTCAAATCCAGCGCAACCTCAATTCAGACATCATGATGGTGCTGGACGAATGCGTACCCTACGGCGCGGATTACGACTATACGGCAAAGTCCCTGGCCCTCACCACGCGCTGGGCACAGCGCGCCAGAGCGGCATACCCGGCAGGCACGGCGCACAACCTGCTTTTTGGCATCACCCAGGGCGGCTTTCATAAAGACCTGCGCAAGCGCTCCATTGAAGAGCTTTGCGGTATGGACTTTGACGGCTTTGCCATCGGCGGCCTTTCAGTGGGCGAACCCAAGGCGCAGATGTACGATCTGCTCTACCACACCGCCCCCCTGCTGCCCGGGCACAAACCCCGCTATCTTATGGGGGTCGGCACCCCGCTGGACATCGCCAACGGCATCAACGCCGGGGTGGATATGTTCGATTGCGTGCTGCCCACGCGCAATGCCCGCAATGGCACGCTCTATACTTCTGTGGGCAAGATCAACATCAGGCGCAAACAGTTCGCCGAGGATGACGGGCCTCTGGACCCCAATTGCAACTGCTACACCTGCCGCACCTTTTCACGGGCCTACCTGCGCCATCTGTACGCCAGCCAGGAGCTGCTGTCCTTCCGGCTCAACTCCCTGCACAACCTCACCTATTTTCTCGACCTTGCCCGTAATGCACGGCAGGCCATCATTGAAGGACGCTACACCGACTTTCTTGCAAAGATCACTGCGCTCTACCCCGATGAGGCAGCCAAAGCCGCCGAAGGCGCATAG